The Drosophila mauritiana strain mau12 chromosome 2R, ASM438214v1, whole genome shotgun sequence genome has a segment encoding these proteins:
- the LOC117138004 gene encoding SAP30-binding protein, with protein MAALASLTAQYTDSENEGDASPDSQNSTASLVIIPPKRPTPTPTKQDEESKPSKEKKKKRAKKVRRLVSYQDDTLISDEDEDHAAASSSEEESSSGDESNSSNSQSEDSPKAKDKSSAGGSKDGDAPMEVDEEPACFPVEERTAESYEKDAKYAKYKFQLPPEPKGKPSAELVAKITKMYTKMSQTNMDMNRVIQDRKEFRNPSIYDKLISFCDINEFGTNYPPEIYDPLQWGEESYYESLAAVQKTEMVKRQKDRKDMDKVEQATALARKVEEEAKKRKSKWDQPAPSSTVVKTTLPALTTTVTGTKGTVISAFGSLPKKPAV; from the exons ATGGCTGCCCTGGCCAGCTTGACCGCCCAATACACGGATTCCGAGAACGAGGGCGATGCTAGTCCGGATTCCCAAAACTCCACGGCGTCCCTG GTTATTATACCGCCCAAGCGACCCACGCCGACGCCCACCAAACAGGACGAAGAAAGCAAGCCATCCAAggagaagaaaaagaagcggGCCAAGAAGGTGCGCCGGCTGGTGAGCTACCAGGATGACACACTGATTTCCGACGAGGACGAAGACCACGCCGCAGCGTCCTCCAGCGAAGAGGAGTCCAGCAGTGGCGACGAGAGCAACAGTTCCAATTCCCAGAGCGAAGACAGTCCCAAAGCCAAGGATAAAAGCAGTGCTGGTGGTTCCAAGGACGGGGACGCACCCATGGAGGTGGACGAGGAGCCTGCATGTTTCCCGGTCGAGGAACGAACGGCTGAGAGCTACGAAAAGGATGCCAAGTACGCCAAGTATAAGTTTCAGCTGCCACCCGAGCCAAAGGGGAAACCGTCCGCCGAATTAGTGGCCAAAATCACTAAAATGTACACAAAGATGAGCCAGACCAATATGGACATGAATCGCGTCATACAGGATCGCAAGGAATTTCGCAATCCCAGCATCTATGACAAATTAATAAGCTTTTGCGACATCAACGAGTTCGGTACCAACTATCCGCCCGAGATCTATGATCCTTTGCAGTGGGGCGAGGAGTCCTACTACGAGTCCTTGGCGGCGGTCCAGAAAACGGAGATGGTGAAGCGGCAAAAGGATCGCAAGGACATGGACAAGGTGGAGCAGGCCACTGCGTTGGCCCGAAAAGTCGAGGAGGAGGCCAAAAAGCG CAAATCCAAGTGGGATCAGCCGGCACCTTCGTCAACCGTTGTTAAGACCACTCTTCCAGCACTAACCACCACTGTTACGGGCACCAAGGGCACTGTCATTTCCGCCTTTGGATCGCTGCCGAAGAAGCCAGCCGTTTAG
- the LOC117138071 gene encoding conserved oligomeric Golgi complex subunit 6 yields the protein MSSTQEKPEELDRIQKRVNKILEARLESDKDTLDALSGLSTFFTENTLQNRRNLRSQIEQRSVGINENFLKAFRQVKLSLDAVCEDLDTMATSVETMKSDLETSKALTKDLIKQTNTMQRERDRLEVHKQIAQAFLARFQLSGAEHQLLYGAAKDAPIVADFFRVLDRVQSIHADCRLLMQCGYQTAAIDIMEEMTLHQEGALERLYRWTQNHCRSLENNEIGPLIVEAMSRLQDRPVLFKYVIDEYAIARRAVLVRQFIEALTEGGPGGNPKPIELHAHDPKRYIGDMFAWLHQSIPTEKENLSLLFKKCDKQDISDQLQNALGYIADGVCHPLKVRVETILQAEKDTIVLFTISNLLRFYQQIMRQVVQGGSLEECLVELQKSSEQIYLGALAAQVRSVLQRPSGGSGLALEPPQRDLVPPPSVARLLNMLKEILSVATMVDGRQADITKIVSCVIDPLLQSVQESAAHLPTVDMGVYLLNCLHHMQSSLAVYEYMDERVERLQAQSDAQLDTLTSEQASSLVANLNLGPIYAILQSNQSKIETNLLKIFMSKMDAFLELPDVLLLPQVQLIMSSSHRAAVQKRSFNVIVAIYKQIYERVHDPANGFEQPEQLLHRTPEQVAHILTST from the exons ATGAGCTCGACGCAGGAAAAACCGGAGGAGCTGGACAGGATCCAGAAGAGGGTCAACAAGATCCTGGAGGCGCGCCTGGAGTCGGACAAG GACACATTGGACGCTCTGAGTGGTCTCTCTACTTTCTTCACGGAGAATACCCTGCAGAATCGCAGGAATCTGCGAAGTCAGATCGAACAGCGCTCCGTGGGCATCAACGAGAACTTTCTGAAGGCCTTCCGCCAGGTGAAGCTCTCGCTGGATGCCGTGTGCGAAGATCTGGACACGATGGCCACGTCAGTGGAGACGATGAAATCTGATCTGGAGACCTCAAAAGCGCTCACCAAGGATCTCATCAAGCAAACCAACACCATGCAGCGGGAGAGGGACCGCTTAGAGGTGCATAAACAGATTGCGCAAGCTTTCCTTGCCCGTTTTCAGCTAAGCGGAGCCGAGCACCAGTTACTATATGGCGCTGCCAAGGATGCACCCATTGTGGCGGACTTCTTTCGCGTATTGGACAGAGTGCAAAGCATTCACGCTGACTGCCGGCTGCTGATGCAGTGTGGCTACCAAACAGCTGCCATCGACATCATGGAGGAGATGACACTGCATCAGGAGGGCGCTCTGGAAAGGCTCTACCGATGGACCCAGAACCACTGTCGCAGTTTAGAAAACAACGAGATAGGCCCGCTGATTGTGGAAGCCATGAGCCGGCTGCAGGACCGTCCTGTGCTATTCAA ATACGTTATTGATGAGTACGCGATTGCTAGGAGAGCTGTTTTGGTGCGTCAGTTCATTGAGGCCTTGACGGAAGGAGGTCCTGGAGGGAACCCCAAGCCCATTGAGCTGCATGCCCATGATCCGAAGAGATATATTGGCGATATGTTTGCGTGGCTGCATCAGAGCATTCCCACCGAAAAGGAGAACCTATCGTTGCTGTTCAAAAAGTGCGATAAGCAGG ATATTTCCGACCAGCTGCAGAACGCTTTGGGCTACATAGCCGATGGAGTTTGTCATCCTCTCAAAGTGCGTGTGGAGACGATACTGCAGGCGGAAAAGGACACTATTGTGTTGTTTACCATTTCCAACCTTTTGCGCTTCTACCAGCAAATAATGCGCCAGGTGGTGCAGGGCGGCAGCCTGGAGGAGTGTCTGGTGGAGCTTCAGAAGAGCAGTGAGCAGATCTACCTGGGCGCCTTGGCTGCCCAGGTGAGAAGTGTTTTGCAGCGTCCCTCTGGAGGATCGGGCCTGGCCTTGGAACCGCCGCAAAGGGATCTTGTACCGCCGCCAAGCGTGGCACGTTTGCTTAATATGCTCAAAGAGATTCTTTCGGTGGCCACCATGGTCGATGGTCGGCAGGCAGACATAACAAAGATCGTGAGCTGCGTGATAGATCCGCTGCTGCAGTCCGTGCAAGAAAGTGCTGCCCATCTGCCCACCGTGGACATGGGTGTGTACCTTTTGAACTGTCTGCATCACATGCAAAGCTCGCTGGCTGTCTACGAATATATGGATGAGCGCGTGGAGCGGCTGCAGGCGCAGTCGGATGCCCAGTTGGACACACTGACCTCCGAACAGGCCTCATCTCTGGTGGCGAACCTCAATCTGGGTCCCATCTACGCCATTCTGCAGAGCAATCAATCCAAAATAGAAACAAACCTGCTGAAGATCTTCATGTCCAAGATGGACGCCTTTCTGGAACTACCTGATGTATTGCTCCTGCCGCAGGTGCAGCTCATCATGTCCAGCAGTCACCGGGCCGCCGTTCAGAAGCGCTCCTTCAACGTGATCGTGGCCATCTACAAGCAGATCTACGAGCGAGTCCATGATCCGGCCAACGGCTTCGAGCAGccggagcagctgctgcacaGAACGCCCGAGCAGGTGGCTCACATCCTGACCTCCACTTAG
- the LOC117138070 gene encoding mitotic spindle assembly checkpoint protein MAD1 — protein MDDIRSSIDDMMDRFNDSITHSAPKKLLFNRLSASFDLGPSPNKRRLEQESPERSLNASSSSLNMSANDSMGSLQNSKLRTELIQTKAIVMKLRNEIEQKDREHKEAILLAENNSTALKEQCDITTKKYLELQDDLKALRKRELVLKNEASRATTELSQLRLKFDEYTIKLQKEKYVQKEDARDVQLCINNELSEYRRIAQRADLELQSTRNEVERLRQLHEELKEKVSGFEQLRASHEKQTQSLKVANDRIKELEFEIQSYSDWKEVVKTSRERLASVPDLLAEVEHLRSHNKHLNTLIGDKLLLEEQVYDYKTRLDREEGARAEAASLQVKLLHVEQELKEWVKVAQDHCLANTLVSPMALRSRIEQLLKEDVIHVAEKTSSASDTKHLNTTVRDLEQKCAIYLKNIEDLNIGLKRHKNFKERLQRKLITVSKERDFYKQLVENFDKDMTMSNASVADMTQDMQVRFRMEVLERTVTGYKDMCATLEREIQSLRQQELMNEPAGEGYDSVKKELDTLRLENDRLRRRKEELEMEMMQRCLRGDFNMKDFKVVHFSENPAAEAYESSKNMMEKLQAEIERLKRRNKKLEDDHEQRLNETTSTGGMTLNFKEFNQLRAELESANGKMRKMKDCFKAAREEFRDVCYMLLGYRIDRIGANSNYRISSMFAEGPDDYLDISLNESNCLALLESPYSHTFNPPIDQQLAASNFPVFFSALTLELFQKATVTMT, from the exons atggaCGACATACGTAGCAGCATAGATGATATGATGGACCGCTTTAACGACAGCATAACCCATTCAGCACCCAAGAAACTACTTTTCAACCGGCTTTCCGCCTCCTTCGATTTAGGACCTT CACCCAATAAGCGACGCCTTGAACAGGAATCACCGGAACGCAGTCTTAACGCCAGCTCCTCTTCCCTCAATATGTCCGCCAACGATTCCATGGGTTCCTTGCAGAACAGCAAACTACGGACCGAGCTGATCCAAACCAAGGCCATAGTAATGAAGCTGCGTAATGAAATCGAACAGAAGGACCGGGAACACAAAGAGGCCATATTGCTGGCTGAGAACAATAGCACGGCCTTAAAGGAGCAGTGTGACATCACCACCAAGAAGTATTTGGAGCTGCAGGATGATCTTAAGGCGCTTCGGAAACGGGAGCTGGTCCTGAAGAATGAGGCCAGTCGGGCCACCACCGAGTTGAGCCAACTTAGGCTAAAGTTCGATGAATACACGATCAAGTTGCAGAAGGAGAAGTACGTGCAGAAGGAGGATGCCCGCGATGTGCAGCTGTGCATCAACAACGAACTGAGCGAATATCGTCGCATAGCCCAGCGGGCCGATCTCGAGCTTCAGTCTACGCGCAACGAAGTGGAGCGTCTACGTCAACTCCATGAGGAGTTGAAGGAAAAGGTGTCCGGATTCGAGCAGCTGCGCGCCAGTCACGAGAAGCAAACGCAAAGCTTGAAGGTGGCCAACGATCGCatcaaggagctggagttCGAAATTCAGTCGTATAGCGACTGGAAGGAGGTGGTCAAAACCTCACGGGAGCGCCTCGCCAGTGTTCCAGATTTGCTTGCTGAGGTGGAGCACCTGCGCAGCCACAACAAGCATTTAAACACTCTGATAGGCGATAAATTGCTTCTAGAGGAGCAGGTCTACGATTACAAAACGCGACTGGACCGGGAGGAAGGTGCTCGGGCAGAAGCAGCTTCCCTGCAGGTGAAACTGCTTCACGTGGAGCAAGAACTCAAGGAGTGGGTCAAGGTGGCCCAGGATCACTGCTTGGCCAACACTCTGGTCAGCCCAATGGCCCTACGCTCGCGCATTGAGCAACTGCTAAAAGAAGACGTCATTCACGTGGCAGAGAAGACATCATCGGCTTCGGATACTAAGCATTTGAAT ACCACAGTTCGAGATCTAGAGCAAAAGTGCGCCATTTACTTGAAGAACATCGAGGATCTCAATATCGGATTGAAACGCCACAAGAACTTCAAGGAGCGGCTGCAGCGCAAACTAATCACCGTGTCTAAGGAGCGCGACTTCTACAAACAACTGGTGGAAAATTTCGACAAGGACATGACCATGAGCAATGCCAGTGTGGCGGACATGACGCAGGACATGCAGGTGCGCTTCCGAATGGAGGTGCTTGAACGCACCGTAACCGGATACAAGGACATGTGTGCCACATTGGAACGCGAAATTCAATCCTTGCGCCAGCAGGAGCTTATGAACGAACCCGCCGGAGAGGGCTACGATAGCGTCAAAAAGGAACTGGATACGCTGCGGCTTGAAAACGATCGACTGCGTCGGCGCAAGGAGGAACTGGAGATGGAGATGATGCAACGCTGCCTGCGGGGCGACTTTAACATGAAGGACTTCAAGGTGGTACACTTCAGTGAAAATCCCGCTGCCGAAGCCTATGAGTCCAGCAAGAACATGATGGAGAAGCTGCAGGCGGAGATTGAGCGACTCAAGCGGCGCAACAAGAAGTTGGAGGACGATCACGAGCAGAGGCTCAATGAAACCACCAGCACGGGCGGCATGACACTGAACTTTAAGGAGTTCAATCAACTTCGAGCCGAATTGGAGTCCGCCAATGGCAAGATGCGCAAGATGAAGGATTGCTTCAAGGCGGCCAGAGAGGAGTTCCGCGATGTGTGCTACATGCTGCTGGGCTATAGGATCGATCGCATTGGTGCCAACAGCAACTATCG CATATCGAGCATGTTTGCAGAGGGACCGGATGACTATCTGGACATCAGCCTCAACGAATCGAACTGTTTGGCGCTGCTGGAGTCGCCATATTCGCACACATTCAATCCGCCTATTGATCAGCAGCTGGCAGCCAGCAACTTTCCCGTATTCTTTTCCGCCCTCACCCTAGAACTTTTCCAAAAGGCCACTGTCACGATGACCTAG
- the LOC117138073 gene encoding uncharacterized protein LOC117138073, with protein sequence MAREESRGKRPLKIWDSWRNVRKGVVVGTFEELLVRGKDKLGVPASEPVRVVLECDGTQIEDGEYFRTLANNTVLLLLRQGERWYPTGVDVIKAAISAIPKIVCETIHALELHDETPSWKIMDNKGRVTVVLHWDQRQGGGSGGGGGGGAGGGVGSMCSGLGSSNGLLSSDKYSPSKKGLSAQSSLDNKSVSSQSSQPRYASPQITVISDDGPASIYHPGGVVLPPGVVIPGGSRRLSKQGSSFDSTVGVGVGAVHVHTPECAHHAHTPSRAGSPSTTECDFHCCALHEEGRKIAVHKSVATSPIQDGSSSPQPQSAPSVMDPMLGGSGGGGSGSMQRRSSGAKGHVRFLDIAPERDSSESETENTVMEDDKTTTEKFLLLIDQLSVDQKRHLSIKDIGIILERLNSKILDVERLDRESESDDCYNWTIKATIRGDALRELGVIYNGNYYAISEHPGYKEELEENGEEVEEEEEEDEEDRI encoded by the exons ATGGCCAGAGAG GAGTCTCGCGGCAAGAGACCACTGAAAATCTGGGACAGCTGGCGGAATGTGCGCAAGGGCGTCGTAGTTGGGACCTTCGAGGAGCTCTTGGTCCGCGGCAAGGATAAGCTGGGGGTTCCTGCTTCAGAACCGGTGCGCGTTGTTCTGGAGTGTGATGGAACCCAAATCGAGGATGGCGAATACTTTCGCACCCTGGCCAACAATacggtgctgctgctgttaaGGCAGGGCGAGCGCTGGTATCCCACTGGCGTCGATGTCATAAAGGCTG CCATATCAGCTATACCGAAAATCGTCTGTGAGACGATTCATGCGCTGGAGTTGCACGATGAGACACCGTCGTGGAAGATCATGGATAACAAAGGGCGTGTCACGGTCGTTCTGCACTGGGATCAGCGGCAGGGTGGAGGaagcggcggcggaggaggcggtggcgcCGGCGGCGGAGTGGGGAGCATGTGCTCCGGCCTGGGCAGCAGCAATGGGCTGCTGTCGTCCGACAAGTACTCGCCCTCAAAGAAGGGCCTCTCCGCGCAGAGTTCGCTGGACAACAAGTCGGTGTCGTCGCAGTCCTCCCAGCCGCGCTATGCCAGCCCTCAAATAACGGTGATCAGCGACGACGGACCGGCGAGCATATACCATCCCGGTGGCGTTGTACTGCCGCCAGGAGTTGTGATACCCGGCGGCAGCAGGCGACTCTCCAAGCAGGGTAGCTCCTTCGACAGCACCGTGGGCGTGGGTGTTGGAGCGGTCCATGTGCACACGCCGGAATGCGCCCACCACGCCCACACGCCCAGCAGGGCGGGCAGTCCCAGCACCACCGAGTGCGACTTCCACTGCTGTGCGCTGCACGAGGAGGGGCGCAAGATCGCTGTGCACAAGAGCGTGGCCACGTCGCCCATCCAGGACGGAAGCAGCAGTCCCCAGCCGCAGTCGGCACCATCGGTTATGGATCCTATGCTGGGCGGCAGCGGTGGCGGCGGAAGCGGCAGCATGCAACGCCGCTCGTCGGGCGCCAAGGGCCATGTGCGATTCCTGGACATCGCCCCCGAGCGGGATAGTTCCGAGAGCGAAACGGAGAACACGGTGATGGAGGACGACAAGACGACGACGGAGAAATTTCTGCTGCTGATCGACCAGTTGTCGGTGGACCAGAAGCGTCACCTCAGCATCAAGGACATCGGCATCATACTGGAACGCCTCAACTCCAAGATCCTTGATGTGGAGCGATTGGATCGCGAATCCGAGTCGGACGACTGCTACAACTGGACGATAAAGGCGACAATACGCGGCGATGCGCTGCGCGAACTGGGCGTCATTTACAATGGCAATTACTATGCCATCTCTGAGCATCCTGGCTACAAGGAGGAGCTAGAGGAGAACGGCGAGGAggtcgaggaggaggaggaagaggatGAGGAGGACAGAATTTAG
- the LOC117138072 gene encoding uncharacterized protein LOC117138072, translated as MRPRFVCHQQHSVAHSHYQPHSHFHHHTHRHPNPPHHHHIYGATDVSYRRYRTAGMVVAEGVMDSGSGSGTGTGLGHFNETPLSALGIETRTQLSRMLNRKKVLRSEEGYQRDWRGISELAKQKGFVDENANNPMDLVLISWSQRSPQTAKVGHLEHFLGIIDRWDVCDDIQENLAKDTQRFIMKQEQRQTALVEACPPPPSDCLETNNNYSSSNNITVGQSVQILSDEDQRCVQMGQPLPRYNACVLYAEADIDHATEIMNNLESERYNLRLFLRHRDMLMGVPFEHVQLSHFMATRCNHLIVVLTEEFLRSPENTYLVNFTQKIQIENHTRKIIPILYKTDMHIPQTLGIYTHIKYAGDSKLFNFWDKLARSLHDLDAFSIYSTRQVQTPSPVEESAPRVTTPSIRIQINDKDVTDMPNYNSCKAPEAETTIVSVSGDTGSPLPEHKPKKKDRFLRRITHSFGKTARSDGASGKTLRHAHSVSTINVTERERTLSASSSNISTTSESKKSFIKWQPNILKKALFSRSSSKLQTPG; from the exons ATGCGCCCTCGATTTGTATGCCATCAGCAGCACTCGGTGGCCCATTCCCACTACCAGCCCCACTCCCACTTCCATCACCATACCCACCGCCATCCCAATCCGCCCCATCACCATCACATATACGGCGCCACTGACGTCAGTTATCGGCGTTATCGCACCGCTGGCATGGTGGTGGCCGAGGGAGTTATGGACTCCGGGTCGGGATCGGGCACGGGAACGGGCTTGGGGCACTTCAACGAGACCCCATTATCCGCACTGGGCATCGAGACCCGCACCCAGCTGTCCCGCATGCTGAACCGCAAGAAGGTGCTGCGATCCGAGGAGGGCTACCAGCGGGACTGGCGCGGCATCTCGGAGCTGGCCAAGCAGAAGGGATTCGTCGACGAGAACGCCAACAATCCCATGGATCTGGTGCTGATCAGCTGGAGCCAGCGGAGTCCGCAGACCGCTAAGGTGGGCCACCTGGAACACTTCCTGGGCATCATCGATCGGTGGGACGTCTGCGACGATATCCAGGAGAATCTGG CCAAGGACACCCAGCGCTTCATCATGAAACAGGAGCAGCGACAGACCGCTCTGGTGGAGGCGTGTCCGCCGCCCCCCAGCGACTGCCTCGAGAccaacaacaactacagcagcagcaacaacatcacgGTGGGCCAAAGTGTGCAGATCCTCAGCGACGAGGACCAGAGATGTGTGCAGATGGGCCAACCGCTGCCCAGATACAACGCCTGTGTTCTGTACGCGGAGGCAGACATCGATCATGCCACCGAGATCATGAATAATCTAGAGTCTGAGCGATACAATCTCAGG CTTTTCCTGCGCCACCGCGACATGCTAATGGGCGTTCCGTTCGAGCATGTCCAGCTGTCCCACTTCATGGCCACCCGCTGCAATCACCTGATCGTCGTGCTCACTGAGGAGTTTCTGCGGAGTCCGGAGAACACGTACCTCGTGAACTTCACCCAGAAGATACAGATCG AGAATCACACTCGCAAGATCATACCGATTCTGTACAAGACGGACATGCACATACCCCAGACCCTGGGCATTTACACGCACATCAAGTACGCCGGGGACTCCAAGTTGTTCAACTTCTGGGACAAGTTGGCGCGTTCGCTACACGATCTGGATGCCTTTTCGATCTACTCCACGCGCCAGGTGCAGAC TCCCTCGCCGGTGGAGGAATCGGCGCCCCGGGTGACCACTCCCAGCATTCGTATACAGATCAACGACAAGGATGTCACTGATATGCCAAACTACAACAGCTGCAAAGCGCCGGAGGCGGAGACCACGATCGTTTCGGTTTCCGGTGACACCGGCTCCCCCCTGCCGGAGCACAAGCCGAAGAAAAAGGATCGCTTCCTGCGCAGAATCACGCACAGCTTCGGGAAGACGGCGCGGAGCGATGGAGCCAGCGGCAAGACCCTGCGTCATGCCCACTCCGTCAGCACTATAAATGTCACGGAGCGAGAGAGAACACTCAGTGCCAGCAGCTCCAACATCTCCACCACGTCGGAGAGTAAGAAAAGCTTCATCAAGTGGCAGCCGAACATCCTCAAGAAGGCCCTGTTCTCGCGCTCCAGCAGCAAGCTGCAGACGCCGGGCTGA